The sequence CGACCGCGACGACGCGTTCGCCCCACTTCGCGTCCTTACCGCCGATCACGGCGGCGTCGAACACCGCCGGGTGGCGGAAGAGGACCTGCTCGACCTCGATCGGGTAGACGTTCTCGCCGCCGGAGATGATCATGTCCTTCTTGCGGTCGACGAGGGTGATGAAGCCCTCCGCGTCCATGCGCCCGAGATCGCCCGTGTGGAACCAGCCCCCGCGCAACGCCTCGGCGCTCGAATCGGCCTTCATCCAGTAGCCGGTGAACACATTCGGACCGCGCACGATCAGTTCGCCCACGGTGTCGGTCGCGACGTCGCGGTCGTCGTCGTCGACGATGCGGGCGTCGACATGCATCGCGACGCGGCCGATCGACCCGGCCCGCGTGCTGATGTTCTCGGCGTCGAGGACGGTCACCAGGGGAGCGGTCTCGGTCATGCCGAAGCCCTCGGTGAAGGGCACGCCTCGCTCGCGCATGAAGTCGATGACCGTGAGGGGGACGGGCGACCCGCCGCCCATGGCGAAACGCAGCGCAGACAGGTTGAAGGAGTCGAAGTCGGACACCTGTGTGAGAGCGGTCCACATGGCCGGCACCATGAACTGAACCGTGACGTGGTGGTCGGCCATCGCCTGCAGCGTAGCTCGCGGCTCGAAGGACGGCATGATGACGCTGGTGCCGCCGACGTAGAGCAGCGGCAGGGTGTGTACTCCCAGCCCGCCGATGTGGAACAACGGCGCCACCGCGACGGTGACGTCCTCGCCCCGCAGGCCGATGTCGGTGCCGAGGACGTTGATCGCGTTCCATAGCAGGTTGTCGTGGGTGAGGATCGCGCCCTTGGGTCGGCCCGTCGTCCCCGACGTGTACATGATGAACGCGGGGTCGCTGCCGTCGACGTCACCGTTGAGCGGTTCGGGCGCGGCGCCCGAGACGACGTCTTCGTAGCCGAGCTCGCCCGGCGCCGGCGCCCCACCGGCGCGTACGACATGGCGCACGCGGACTCCGGACTCGGTGACGGCGCTCTTGGCCTGCGCGGCGAACGGCTCGTGGAAGACCAGAACATCGGCGCCTGAGTCGGCCAGGATGTAGCCGATCTCGGGTCCGGCAAGGCGCACGTTGAGCGGAACTGCAAGTGCGCCGATTTTGGCGCAGCCCAGCAGCACCTGGATGAACTCGGTCGAATTGACCAGCAGCATCGCGACCCGATCGCCCTTGCGCACGCCGAGGGCGATGAGTGCGGCGGCGACCTGGTTGGTGCGCCGATCGAGGTCGGCGTAGGTGATGTGCGCGCCGTTGCTGATCAACGCGGTGCGCCCGCCGTTGAGGAAGGCGCGCCGGGTCACCCACTGACCGATGCCGAGTTGCATGCGATTCCCTTTCCGTCCGCGGCGACTCAGTAGGACGCGGGCAGTTTCAGGCTGTGCTGCGCCACGAAGTTGAGGATCATTTCGCGGCTGATCGGCGCGGTGCGCATGAGCCGGGCCGGACCCCACAACGTGGCGAGGCCGTACTCGGTGGCCATGCCGTTGCCGCCGTGGGTCTGAATCGCCTGGTCGAGCGCCAGGATGCCCGCCTCGGCTGCGGCATATTTCGCCATGTTCGACGCCTCACCCGACCCCGGATCGCCGGCGTCGTGCAGGGCGGCGGCACGCTGGGTCATCAACCGGGCCAGCTCGACCTGGATCTTGGCGTGGGCGAGGGGGTGCGATACGCCCTGGTGCGAGCCGATCGGCGCTCCCCACACGTGGCGGTTGCGGGCGTAATCGGCGGCTTTATCCAGCGCGTAACGGCCGATGCCGTTGCCGAGCGCTGCCCCCATGATTCGCTCCGGGTTCAGGCCCATGAAGACCTGGCGCAGGCCCTCGTTCTCCGTGCCGATAAGGTTGGCGGCCGGCACGCGGACGTCATCGAAGAATAGAGTGAACTGCTTCTCTGGAGTGACCGCCTGGACCGGGATGAGTGACTTGGTGAGCCCGGGGACATCGGTGGGCACGACGAGCAGGCTGAGTAGTCCGCGACCACTGTCGTTGGTAGACGTTCGGGTGACGACCAGGATCGCTTCGGCTTCGTCGACACCGGAGATGTAGTACTTGGTGCCGTTGATGACCCAGTCGTCGCCGTCGCGTTTCGCGGTCGTGGAGATGTTGTGCGAGTTCGAGCCCGCGTCCGGCTCGGTGATTGCGAATGCCATGATCGTCTCGCCGCTGGCGATGCCCGGCAGCCACTGCTGCTTGAGTTCCTCACTGCCGAATGCCTGGATGATCGTGCCGCAGATGGTTGGCGAGACGACGGTCATCAGCAGCGGGCAGCCCGCCGCGGCGAGCTCCTCACCGACGATCTGCATGTCGTAGATGCCGCCGCCGCCGCCGCCGTACTGCTCGGAAAGGTTCACCCCGAGGAAGCCCTGTTTGCCCACGGCCTGCCACAGCTCGGTGCTCTTCGCGCCGGCCAGCGATTTTTCCAGGTAGTACTCGTGTCCGAAGTCCTTGGCGATCTCGGCGACCGCCTTGCGCAGGTCCTGACGTTCCTCTGTCTCGTGCAATTCCATGACACTCCTCACATCGGTATCGACGCGCCACCGATCGGGAGCGCGCCGGGTTCATTAGAGCTCGGTGGCGTCCGACGCCACTTCACCGCCGTCCACCGCCTCGACCACGGCGAGGACGTCACCGCTCGAGACCTGATGGCCGACCTGGACCGGCAGGGCGCTCAGCACCCCGTCGATCGGGCTCGCGACGGTGTGCTCCATCTTCATCGCCTCCAGGACGACAAGGGTTTGGCCCGCCGAGACCGTCTCGCCCTCGGCGACCGGTAGTCGGATCACCGAGCCCGGCATCGGCGCGGTGAGCGACCCGGGCGGGTTGAGAGTGCTCGGGTCGACGAAGCGTGGCGCCAGCCGCAGGGCGGAGTAGCCGGCGACCGAGTCGAGGTGGGCAACATCGCCGTCGAGGACGACATCATAAGTGCGGCGCACCCCGTCGACGCGCAGCACCACCCGCTCGCTACTGCCCTCGACAACCTCGACGTCGGCCAACGGCTCGTCGTCGACCTGCAGGCAGGTCCCTGTCGAACCTAACGTGTACCCGACGCGCACTTCGCGCCCACCCTGGGTCTGCCAGGTCGTGGTCTGCGGCTGCGAAGGGTTGTTGCGCCAGCCGGCGGGCAACGTGGCCTGCAGAGTTGCGACGGCACGCCGCGCGGCCACCCCGGCCACGGTCGCCGCGACGGCGTGCAGGCGCTCGGACTGCGTGTCTGGGAGGGCAGCGCCGAGTTGGGCGACGTCGTGTCGGTCAAGGAACCCAGTGTCGGTGCCCCGCCCGGCGAACTCGTCATGGCGCAGGACGCGAACAAGCAGGTTGCGATTGGTGGTCACGCCGTGAATACGGGCGCCGGCCAGCGCCGCCGAGAGGCTGGCAAGTGCCTCGTCGCGCGTTGGTGCCCACGCGATGACCTTGGCCAGCAGCGAATCGTAGTAATGACTGATGACCGAACCGGCACGAAAACCCGAGTCAACCCGCACGCCGGCAAGCGCCGGGACATCCAAGGTGCGCAGGGTGCCGGTACAGGGCCGGTAGTCATCGGCCGGATCCTCGGCGCACAGACGGGCCTCGACCGCGTGACCGCGAATTCGCGGGTTGTGCATCTCCTCAGGCAGCGGGCGGCCCATGGCTACGAGCAGCTGGGCACGCACCAGGTCGAGGCCGGTGATCAGCTCGGTAACCGGGTGCTCGACCTGCAGCCGGGTGTTCATCTCGAGGAAGGCGAAGGAGTCGGCTTTGCCATCCTGAGCGGCGTCGTAGACGAACTCGACCGTCCCGGCGCCTACGTAGCCGACGGCGCGCGCGGCGGCGATGGCGGCCTCGCTCATCCGAGCGCGCAACGCGTCGTCGACGACCGGTGACGGCG is a genomic window of Mycolicibacter heraklionensis containing:
- a CDS encoding acyl-CoA dehydrogenase family protein, yielding MELHETEERQDLRKAVAEIAKDFGHEYYLEKSLAGAKSTELWQAVGKQGFLGVNLSEQYGGGGGGIYDMQIVGEELAAAGCPLLMTVVSPTICGTIIQAFGSEELKQQWLPGIASGETIMAFAITEPDAGSNSHNISTTAKRDGDDWVINGTKYYISGVDEAEAILVVTRTSTNDSGRGLLSLLVVPTDVPGLTKSLIPVQAVTPEKQFTLFFDDVRVPAANLIGTENEGLRQVFMGLNPERIMGAALGNGIGRYALDKAADYARNRHVWGAPIGSHQGVSHPLAHAKIQVELARLMTQRAAALHDAGDPGSGEASNMAKYAAAEAGILALDQAIQTHGGNGMATEYGLATLWGPARLMRTAPISREMILNFVAQHSLKLPASY
- a CDS encoding acyl-CoA synthetase — translated: MQLGIGQWVTRRAFLNGGRTALISNGAHITYADLDRRTNQVAAALIALGVRKGDRVAMLLVNSTEFIQVLLGCAKIGALAVPLNVRLAGPEIGYILADSGADVLVFHEPFAAQAKSAVTESGVRVRHVVRAGGAPAPGELGYEDVVSGAAPEPLNGDVDGSDPAFIMYTSGTTGRPKGAILTHDNLLWNAINVLGTDIGLRGEDVTVAVAPLFHIGGLGVHTLPLLYVGGTSVIMPSFEPRATLQAMADHHVTVQFMVPAMWTALTQVSDFDSFNLSALRFAMGGGSPVPLTVIDFMRERGVPFTEGFGMTETAPLVTVLDAENISTRAGSIGRVAMHVDARIVDDDDRDVATDTVGELIVRGPNVFTGYWMKADSSAEALRGGWFHTGDLGRMDAEGFITLVDRKKDMIISGGENVYPIEVEQVLFRHPAVFDAAVIGGKDAKWGERVVAVVVADPATQAPSAEEIVAWCRERLAHFKCPRDVHFVAELPRNATGKLLKTELRAQFTGIEGGVVLR
- a CDS encoding biotin carboxylase N-terminal domain-containing protein, with the protein product MPKIRKVLVANRGEIARRVFRTCRDLGIATVAVYSDADADAWHVADADEAVHLPGSSAAETYLDIHRIIAAASLTGADAVHPGYGFLSENAGFARACAAADLVFIGPPPGAIDAMGSKLQAKKTMSDAGVPVLPGGDTTGLSAEQLAKLAADVGYPVLVKASAGGGGRGMRIVASPDELDEAVTSASREAAAAFADGTVFLERYVQRPRHVEIQIMADTHGNVVSLFERECSVQRRHQKVIEEAPSPVVDDALRARMSEAAIAAARAVGYVGAGTVEFVYDAAQDGKADSFAFLEMNTRLQVEHPVTELITGLDLVRAQLLVAMGRPLPEEMHNPRIRGHAVEARLCAEDPADDYRPCTGTLRTLDVPALAGVRVDSGFRAGSVISHYYDSLLAKVIAWAPTRDEALASLSAALAGARIHGVTTNRNLLVRVLRHDEFAGRGTDTGFLDRHDVAQLGAALPDTQSERLHAVAATVAGVAARRAVATLQATLPAGWRNNPSQPQTTTWQTQGGREVRVGYTLGSTGTCLQVDDEPLADVEVVEGSSERVVLRVDGVRRTYDVVLDGDVAHLDSVAGYSALRLAPRFVDPSTLNPPGSLTAPMPGSVIRLPVAEGETVSAGQTLVVLEAMKMEHTVASPIDGVLSALPVQVGHQVSSGDVLAVVEAVDGGEVASDATEL